Proteins encoded in a region of the Labeo rohita strain BAU-BD-2019 chromosome 22, IGBB_LRoh.1.0, whole genome shotgun sequence genome:
- the LOC127153880 gene encoding V-set domain-containing T-cell activation inhibitor 1-like isoform X1 yields MKFSCCFICVFTVLINKVCLEVTIVAVTGGSVILPCSSAKHSHELQDINVHWRHSGSTIVYDITKGKDLIAKQDQRFKNRAETFPDEYVRGNFSIRLINLTDADAGKYICYITHSDEWEIVQLIINGTKSTVQEDQGTDTGAGSVRTSLFWVYTVLPVLVTVFNHISLSL; encoded by the exons ATGAAATTCAG TTGCTGCTTCATCTGTGTATTCACAGTGCTGATAAACAAAG TGTGTCTAGAGGTCACCATAGTTGCTGTTACTGGTGGATCTGTTATCCTGCCGTGTTCTTCAGCTAAACATAGTCATGAACTCCAAGACATTAATGTGCATTGGAGACACAGTGGCAGCACAATTGTGTATGATATAACTAAAGGTAAAGACTTAATAGCAAAACAGGATCAACGGTTCAAGAACAGAGCTGAAACTTTCCCTGATGAGTATGTTAGAGGAAACTTCTCCATCAGACTCATCAATCTTACTGATGCTGATGCAGGAAAATACATCTGCTACATCACACACTCAGATGAATGGGAGATTGTGCAGCTGATCATCAACG GAACCAAATCAACTGTCCAAGAAGATCAAGGAACAGATACAGGAGCAGGCAGTGTGAGGACATCATTGTTCTGGGTATACACTGTATTACCAGTATTAGTTACAGTGTTTAATcacatttctctttctctttaa
- the LOC127153880 gene encoding V-set domain-containing T-cell activation inhibitor 1-like isoform X2, whose amino-acid sequence MKFSCCFICVFTVLINKVCLEVTIVAVTGGSVILPCSSAKHSHELQDINVHWRHSGSTIVYDITKGKDLIAKQDQRFKNRAETFPDEYVRGNFSIRLINLTDADAGKYICYITHSDEWEIVQLIINGTKSTVQEDQGTDTGAGSVRTSLFWTDVRRAQLTSA is encoded by the exons ATGAAATTCAG TTGCTGCTTCATCTGTGTATTCACAGTGCTGATAAACAAAG TGTGTCTAGAGGTCACCATAGTTGCTGTTACTGGTGGATCTGTTATCCTGCCGTGTTCTTCAGCTAAACATAGTCATGAACTCCAAGACATTAATGTGCATTGGAGACACAGTGGCAGCACAATTGTGTATGATATAACTAAAGGTAAAGACTTAATAGCAAAACAGGATCAACGGTTCAAGAACAGAGCTGAAACTTTCCCTGATGAGTATGTTAGAGGAAACTTCTCCATCAGACTCATCAATCTTACTGATGCTGATGCAGGAAAATACATCTGCTACATCACACACTCAGATGAATGGGAGATTGTGCAGCTGATCATCAACG GAACCAAATCAACTGTCCAAGAAGATCAAGGAACAGATACAGGAGCAGGCAGTGTGAGGACATCATTGTTCTGG ACTGATGTCAGAAGAGCACAACTAACTTCTGCATAA